The Pichia kudriavzevii chromosome 3, complete sequence nucleotide sequence GCAACTTCTTGAACTGAATTGACGATCTAAGTGTCGCTTCATTTGGATCTGTTGATTGGTTACTCGTCCGAATAAATTCTTttaaatcttcttcaaataagtTTGGGGTGAAAGGGGTTGGTTCCACATAAAGGAACCTTGGCAGAGGGAAACTATATGCATCGTCATTCAGTGGTTTATGAGATCTTGGATGCCTCTCTAAAGTTACTTCTGCttctttgatatcttcttcaacatccaaTTCCGAATTGGCGTCATTTTCTTCGTTCCTAGATTTCtgatcttcttcatctccGTCTTCATTATTGCCgttatcattatcaatatcatcatcgtcCTCGTCGTCATCCCCAAATAggtcatcgtcatcatccCCATTAACATCTTCTACATTGTcaatattatcattattgtCAATACTGTCgttgttcttcaaatttccCATATTATTGGTATTTCCAACATTCTCGACCCTATCAATACTATCCGTCTCCCCTGTCATATTGATTGTGCAATTATATCTGGTCAGGTCACAACAACGTAAGAAATGTAATACGTAGAAAAATCGACGATATCTATCAACAACCGAAAAAGTTTATGGGAATTTACATGCGCCACACATGCGTCGAGTTCGTCGACCCCCGAATTCTCGTAATCATCTACCCGACATTACTGTACACAGCCTCTGCTggaagtaaaaaaaaaaaaaatgcaatCCTCTTGTGCCCAATAGACATAGATATGCACGAACATGATCATAACGAATTCCCAGAGTCTTTTGCTATActcagaagaagaaccaaTTTTTCGTTTTATCATAAAACATGTTTGCCCCTCTTTAACGGGCCCCCCTTCCATGTCCTCTTTTATAAAATTTTAGTTTACGTAAGCCGTTCTTACCATTAATCGATGAGCCGCTGCTGACACGCGCTTCTGAAATGGCAGATATAGTAATCAAAGGCTAGCGGCGCGTCGATTGGAGtcttttttgatttttttgtaagCACCAACTTTTTATTAGGGAATTTAGATTGGCGAGTAGAAGACGATGGAATTGAGCTCAACATGTTTGGACCGAGACAGCTGGTATTCATATAGGAAGCGGTACTACCCAGGACAAACATGCTTGCACGTTCCGTTAGACCATGCTCTCTCTTGAAATCAACTGTTATTAGGTCTGCACCTGTTAGAGCCTATTCCGATCACCATGACAATCACGATGCCCACCATGAGGAACATGGTCATGGCCACGATCACGGTCATGAACTTGCAGAAAGCGAACCaattatcaacaaaaacacaGGTATCTTTTTAGGTGCTGTTGCATCCATTGCAGGTTTTTATTACCTCAACAAATCTTATAAAGCCTCTCACGATGGTGCTGCACTGAATTCCATTATTAAAGATGTTGCGTCTCCATTGAACgatttgaaggaaaattACAATGCCTACAGGGAAAGGGTTGCCAAACAAGCTGCTCTCCAagagatgatgatgttccCAAGCGAGAAGAAGACATACTCTAACTTGGTTACCAGAATCGATGAAGTTCCAGGTAGACTATGGGCAAGTGGATCAAACACCCAATTCAACGTCATCCACAACCATTCTGAACTTGCCCCAAGAAAGACCAAGGAATCTCCCTTCTACTAATGGTCTTGTTAATTCTCCGCCTATTCTCACCTCTATTTATTCATTCTCCTATAAATCatatttattattaatccgttatttttgattgaacCTGAACTGTATACACAAACTTGTACGCTAGCCGAGGCTGGAGCCCCTAATAGACATCGAGTCACGTGTTTTACACAGAGTAAACGTAGTGTTGTAGTCACGTGAAAACGTAAGAAGGAAGtgggaggggggggggggggttGGTGggtatttcttttcatGTCTCCCCTGACAGAAGATACAcggatttttttttttggtttccaTGTTTACATTTGAAGGAGCTTACTGATTTGTACTCTTCTGAATGCCTAAACTCCCAATAACTTGGTAAAGCTAACCATGGCTATTGTTGGAGCCTCCAAGTCGGAACTTTTGGACTGGATTAACGCCTCTTTTGCTGTCAACTACACCAAAATAGAGCAATGTGGTACCGGCGCCATTTATTGTCTAATCTTTGATGCCCTCTATCCAAACACAATCAATGTATCCCGGGTTCATAGGTCACCCCAAAGTGAATTTCAAACCATGTCTAATTATAAGTTGCTTCAACAAGGGTTTAATAAGGCTAAAATTACTAGGAATATCAATGTGGAGAAACTGACAAAATGTAGACTACAAGATAATCtagaatttcttcaatggttCGGTAAGTTGTGGTGTGATCATCACAAAgacttttccttttcctcctcttcatcGAGACAATCCTCAAGACCTACATCTAGAAGAACAACTATAAATACTCCTAAACAATCCCTCGAAAGACCTCTTAGATCCGAACGATTAACAAAGCCAGATAAGAATGAACGTTCTGAGAGGGCATTTCCATCGACTTCGAGAATTTCCgaacaaaacaacaagagTGTTCAATATGAGAAGGAGATTCAGCTTTTGAGTTCTCAGTTGCAGGATATGACAAATCTAAAGAATGGATTAGAAATCGAGAGAAATTTCTACTTTAACAAATTGAGAGATATTGAAATTCTTTGTCAAAATATAAGTCAGACTTCTAACAAAGAGAATATATCAACGATGCAATTGATCAGTGATATAATGGATATTATGTACACCACGGAAGACGGTTTTCTTTTACCagatgaagaggaaaacGATGATGTGGAAGGTCAAGATAGTGAATTACCCGAATTAAGTCCTCAAAATCATGATCGAAGTAATGAATTACTTGATCAGGATACATTGGATACAATCCAAACAGAAAAGTCTTTAGTAACACCGAATCAAACGCAAACTGATCATCTATTCGATGATGAAACTTTTTAATATTTTACTATTAAGGCTATACTATGCGTTTATAAATAGATAAACTGGTCAGCTTAACAGACGTCTGGATGccaatgaaaaatccagTGATTTAGTAGACACTTTTCTCTCTATCGTATTAATTAACGGAATGTTCGAATAAATATGCTTCAGCCGTTCATGAAGT carries:
- a CDS encoding uncharacterized protein (PKUD0C11090) — protein: MLARSVRPCSLLKSTVIRSAPVRAYSDHHDNHDAHHEEHGHGHDHGHELAESEPIINKNTGIFLGAVASIAGFYYLNKSYKASHDGAALNSIIKDVASPLNDLKENYNAYRERVAKQAALQEMMMFPSEKKTYSNLVTRIDEVPGRLWASGSNTQFNVIHNHSELAPRKTKESPFY
- a CDS encoding uncharacterized protein (PKUD0C11100; similar to Saccharomyces cerevisiae YER016W (BIM1); ancestral locus Anc_7.167), with translation MAIVGASKSELLDWINASFAVNYTKIEQCGTGAIYCLIFDALYPNTINVSRVHRSPQSEFQTMSNYKLLQQGFNKAKITRNINVEKLTKCRLQDNLEFLQWFGKLWCDHHKDFSFSSSSSRQSSRPTSRRTTINTPKQSLERPLRSERLTKPDKNERSERAFPSTSRISEQNNKSVQYEKEIQLLSSQLQDMTNLKNGLEIERNFYFNKLRDIEILCQNISQTSNKENISTMQLISDIMDIMYTTEDGFLLPDEEENDDVEGQDSELPELSPQNHDRSNELLDQDTLDTIQTEKSLVTPNQTQTDHLFDDETF